From Panicum hallii strain FIL2 chromosome 2, PHallii_v3.1, whole genome shotgun sequence, a single genomic window includes:
- the LOC112882836 gene encoding developmentally-regulated G-protein 3 has product MATVMQKIKDIEDEMARTQKNKATAHHLGLLKAKLAKLRRELLTPTSKGGGGAGEGFDVTKSGDARVGLVGFPSVGKSTLLNKLTGTFSEVAAYEFTTLTCIPGVIMYKGAKIQLLDLPGIIEGAKDGKGRGRQVISTARTCNVILIVLDAIKPITHKRLIEKELEGFGIRLNKTPPNLTFRKKDKGGINFTSTVTNTHLDLETVKAICSEYRIHNADVSLRYDATADDLIDVIEGSRIYTPCIYVVNKIDQITLEELEILDKLPHYCPISAHLEWNLDGLLEKIWEYLDLVRIYTKPKGLNPDYEDPVIVSSKKKTVEDFCNRIHKDMVKQFKYALVWGSSVKHKPQRVGKEHELEDEDVVQIIKKI; this is encoded by the exons ATGGCGACCGTCATGCAGAAGATCAAGGACATCGAGGATGAG ATGGCAAGGACGCAGAAGAACAAAGCCACTGCCCACCATCTTGGTCTTCTGAAG GCTAAACTTGCAAAATTACGGCGAGAGTTGCTCACTCCAACATCCAAAGGGGGTGGTGGTGCAGGTGAAGGATTTGATGTCACGAAGAGTGGAGATGCACGTGTTGGTTTAGTCGGTTTTCCCTCTGTTGGGAAATCAACATTGCTGAACAAGTTGACAGGAACATTTTCTGAG GTTGCTGCCTACGAGTTTACAACTTTAACATGCATTCCTGGAGTCATCATGTATAAAGGTGCCAAGATCCAG CTTCTTGATCTTCCAGGGATCATTGAAGGTGCTAAAGATGGAAAGGGTAGAGGAAGGCAG GTTATCAGCACGGCTAGGACATGCAATGTTATTTTGATTGTTCTTGATGCTATAAAACCAATAACGCACAAGCGACTCATTGAGAAGGAACTTGAGGGATTTGGCATTAG GTTGAACAAGACACCACCCAATTTGACATTCAGAAAAAAGGACAAGGGTGGAATCAACTTTACATCAACAGTGACAAACACACACTTGGACCTTGAGACAGTAAAAGCCATCTGTAGTGAGTACAGGATCCATAATGCCGATGTGTCCCTGAGATATGACGCAACAGCAGATGATCTCATAGATGTAATTGAAGGAAGCCGCATTTACACACCTTGCATCTATGTTGTCAACAAGATTGATCAGATTACACTTGAGGAGCTGGAAATCTTGGACAAGCTTCCCCATTACTGCCCAATTAG TGCTCATCTTGAGTGGAATCTTGATGGACTTCTGGAGAAGATATGGGAATACTTGGATTTGGTTAGGATATACACAAAACCGAAAGGGCTGAACCCAGATTATGAGGATCCTGTTATTGTGTCTTCGAAGAAGAAAACAGTGGAAGACTTCTGCAACAGAATCCACAAGGATATGGTGAAGCAATTTAAATA TGCTCTGGTATGGGGTTCCAGCGTCAAACATAAGCCACAGAGAGTTGGCAAG GAGCATGAGCTTGAGGATGAGGATGTTGTCCAGATCATTAAGAAAATATAG